The following coding sequences are from one Tolumonas lignilytica window:
- the radA gene encoding DNA repair protein RadA: MAKSKVAYVCNECGAEFSRWQGQCAECKAWNTITEIRVGTSAITQKGLRTGYAGALSSKVQTLADVSLAELPRISSGYKELDRVLGGGIVPGSAMLIGGHPGAGKSTLLLQTMCSLAERMPVLYVTGEESLQQVAMRAHRLGLPNDKLRMLAETSVEQICHLALQEKPAVMVIDSIQVMHVADVSSAPGSVSQVRESAAQLTRFAKQHQVAIFMVGHVTKDGTLAGPKVLEHCVDCSVLLEGDADSRYRTLRCQKNRFGAINELGVFAMTSQGMKEVSNPSAIFLNRGEAESAGSVVMVTWEGTRPLLVELQALVDYSQLANPRRLAVGAEHNRLAMLLAVMHRHGGIQMADQDVFINVVGGVKVEETSADLALIAAMVSSFRDKPIPKDLIIFGEVGLSGEIRPVPSGQERLQEAAKHGFRQAIIPKANMPKHEIAGIKITPVISLQEAIELLC, translated from the coding sequence ATGGCAAAAAGTAAAGTCGCTTATGTCTGCAATGAGTGTGGAGCAGAATTCTCACGCTGGCAAGGTCAGTGTGCAGAGTGTAAAGCGTGGAATACGATCACAGAGATCCGTGTCGGAACGTCGGCTATCACGCAGAAAGGGTTAAGAACAGGGTATGCAGGTGCATTAAGCAGTAAGGTCCAAACGCTTGCCGATGTGTCTTTGGCTGAATTACCTCGGATCAGTTCCGGCTACAAAGAATTGGATCGTGTGCTGGGCGGCGGCATTGTGCCGGGTTCAGCCATGTTGATCGGTGGGCACCCAGGCGCCGGGAAAAGTACACTGTTGCTGCAAACCATGTGTTCATTAGCAGAACGCATGCCAGTGCTTTACGTGACCGGGGAGGAATCCTTACAGCAAGTGGCCATGCGGGCACATCGGCTGGGGTTGCCCAACGATAAATTACGGATGCTGGCTGAAACCAGTGTCGAACAAATCTGTCATTTGGCACTGCAGGAGAAACCGGCTGTTATGGTGATCGACTCGATACAGGTGATGCATGTTGCCGATGTCAGTTCTGCACCAGGCTCTGTTTCTCAGGTCAGAGAAAGTGCCGCACAACTCACGCGTTTCGCCAAACAACATCAGGTTGCCATCTTTATGGTGGGTCATGTTACCAAAGACGGTACTTTAGCCGGCCCGAAAGTGCTGGAGCACTGCGTTGATTGTTCCGTCCTGTTGGAAGGTGATGCAGATTCACGGTATCGCACCCTGCGTTGCCAAAAAAATCGCTTTGGCGCCATTAATGAATTAGGTGTATTTGCAATGACTTCGCAGGGGATGAAGGAAGTCAGCAATCCTTCTGCTATTTTCCTGAACCGGGGAGAGGCAGAAAGTGCTGGTTCAGTAGTAATGGTGACTTGGGAAGGAACTCGTCCTTTGCTGGTGGAGCTCCAGGCCTTGGTGGACTACTCGCAATTGGCAAATCCCCGACGATTGGCCGTGGGAGCCGAACATAACCGACTGGCCATGCTGCTGGCTGTTATGCATCGACATGGCGGGATACAGATGGCGGATCAGGATGTGTTTATCAATGTGGTGGGTGGTGTCAAAGTGGAAGAAACCAGTGCTGATCTGGCGCTAATTGCCGCGATGGTCTCCAGCTTTCGCGATAAACCGATCCCTAAAGATCTGATTATTTTTGGTGAGGTGGGTTTATCCGGTGAGATCCGACCTGTTCCTTCAGGTCAGGAACGATTGCAAGAAGCGGCGAAACACGGCTTTCGCCAAGCCATTATCCCGAAAGCCAATATGCCGAAACATGAAATTGCCGGCATAAAGATAACCCCCGTGATCAGCTTGCAAGAAGCTATCGAGTTGCTTTGTTAA
- a CDS encoding YjaG family protein has translation MFGDKFYKKLHKLMPWQQTVFALALSERMYPNYCLYAESTGRGDTKLIRHALDTMWQYLTEKSMRIDLSAILEQIESNMPEPQSEECYGAWPALDACVALATAYNSVVFRLGDEAYDVSQTSLGSVVGFIEMQQEKELSAEELYAEPLIEDEMAFQVELLAQVSRPRDAEVIWNIKTLATGNGISNLGIALD, from the coding sequence GTGTTTGGTGACAAATTCTATAAGAAACTGCATAAGCTGATGCCATGGCAGCAAACCGTCTTTGCATTGGCTTTAAGTGAAAGAATGTATCCCAATTATTGTCTGTATGCTGAAAGCACGGGGCGTGGTGACACCAAACTGATCCGTCATGCGCTCGATACCATGTGGCAGTATCTGACCGAAAAAAGCATGCGGATCGATTTATCCGCGATATTGGAACAAATAGAATCCAACATGCCGGAACCGCAAAGTGAAGAATGCTATGGTGCATGGCCTGCGTTAGATGCCTGTGTGGCGTTGGCGACAGCCTATAATTCGGTGGTGTTTCGTCTGGGCGATGAAGCCTATGATGTGAGTCAGACATCGTTAGGCAGCGTTGTTGGTTTCATTGAAATGCAGCAAGAAAAGGAACTTTCCGCCGAAGAACTTTACGCTGAGCCATTAATTGAAGACGAAATGGCGTTTCAGGTCGAATTACTGGCGCAGGTCTCACGGCCCCGAGATGCTGAAGTCATTTGGAATATAAAAACGCTGGCTACCGGGAATGGTATTTCAAATCTGGGGATCGCGTTGGACTAG
- the deoD gene encoding purine-nucleoside phosphorylase — MPTPHINAKEGAFAETVLMPGDPLRAKYIAETYLENAELVTDVRNMFGYTGFYKGQRISVMGHGMGIPSCSIYTKELITEYGVKNIIRIGSCGAVRADVKVRDVIIGMGASTDSKVNRMRFKDHDFAAIADFGLLRNAVTAAENLGIAVKVGNLFSADLFYTPDPQMFDVMDKYGILGVEMEAAGIYGVAAEYGAKALAICTVSDHIKSGEQTTAEERQNTFNDMMKIALDSVLLLK, encoded by the coding sequence ATGCCAACTCCACATATTAATGCCAAAGAGGGCGCTTTTGCTGAAACTGTATTGATGCCGGGTGATCCGCTACGTGCAAAATATATTGCTGAAACCTATCTGGAAAACGCTGAACTGGTGACTGACGTGCGAAACATGTTCGGTTATACCGGCTTTTATAAAGGGCAGCGTATCTCTGTCATGGGGCATGGTATGGGTATCCCATCCTGTTCTATTTATACCAAGGAACTGATCACCGAATACGGCGTGAAAAACATCATCCGAATTGGCTCTTGTGGTGCGGTACGTGCCGATGTCAAAGTGCGTGATGTCATTATTGGCATGGGGGCGAGTACCGATTCCAAAGTAAACCGTATGCGTTTTAAAGATCACGATTTCGCAGCGATTGCCGATTTCGGTTTGCTGCGAAACGCCGTCACGGCAGCGGAAAATTTAGGGATTGCGGTGAAGGTCGGCAACCTGTTCTCTGCTGATCTGTTTTATACGCCGGATCCGCAGATGTTTGATGTTATGGATAAATACGGCATTCTGGGCGTCGAAATGGAAGCCGCAGGCATCTATGGCGTCGCTGCAGAATATGGTGCGAAAGCACTGGCCATCTGTACGGTTTCCGATCACATCAAGAGCGGTGAACAAACCACAGCAGAAGAGCGGCAAAATACCTTCAACGATATGATGAAGATTGCGCTCGATTCTGTGTTGCTGCTTAAATAA
- the serB gene encoding phosphoserine phosphatase SerB, with protein sequence MPISALPEQIADWLVHFPQSRVLQFTDRGTEAVDKPECDGYVVLMGATLAPEHVAVTVKQIREMGMAVCCFMPFAVGDVWTVTLGTSAHSSDLMQWLKVQDWTIDGAHIAELPRLQAGGLILMDMDSTAIQIECIDEIARLAGVGEQVAAVTAAAMHGKLEFAESLRNRVALLKDAPVTILDQVAANIPLMPGLTDLVSTAKAAGWKVAIASGGFTHFAGVLQRKLGLDHIESNVLDIEGDHLTGKVNGRIVDAKVKAETLAELKARYQISEKQTVAIGDGANDLPMLKAAALGVAIHAKPVVREQAQVAIRHMNLEAIICLLQAGDIIARA encoded by the coding sequence ATGCCGATTTCCGCGTTGCCAGAGCAGATTGCTGACTGGCTTGTTCACTTCCCCCAATCTAGGGTACTTCAATTTACAGATCGTGGAACTGAGGCGGTCGATAAACCCGAATGTGACGGTTATGTGGTGCTGATGGGGGCCACTCTGGCGCCGGAGCATGTCGCAGTCACCGTGAAACAAATTCGTGAAATGGGCATGGCTGTCTGCTGTTTTATGCCGTTTGCCGTCGGCGATGTCTGGACGGTGACGCTCGGTACCTCGGCACACTCTTCCGATTTGATGCAATGGCTCAAAGTACAGGATTGGACGATCGATGGCGCCCATATTGCCGAATTACCGCGTTTGCAGGCTGGTGGATTGATTCTGATGGATATGGATTCCACCGCGATCCAAATCGAATGCATCGACGAAATTGCACGTCTGGCCGGTGTCGGTGAACAAGTGGCTGCGGTGACAGCCGCCGCCATGCACGGCAAGCTGGAGTTTGCTGAAAGTCTGCGTAACCGGGTTGCCCTGTTAAAAGATGCCCCGGTGACGATTCTGGATCAGGTGGCCGCGAATATTCCGCTGATGCCGGGTTTAACCGATCTGGTCAGCACGGCCAAAGCCGCAGGTTGGAAAGTGGCGATTGCTTCTGGTGGTTTTACCCATTTTGCGGGGGTATTGCAGCGTAAGCTGGGGCTGGATCATATCGAGTCAAACGTGCTGGATATTGAAGGCGACCATTTGACCGGCAAAGTCAATGGCCGCATTGTTGATGCCAAAGTGAAAGCAGAAACGCTGGCAGAGCTGAAAGCCCGTTATCAGATTTCAGAGAAACAGACCGTGGCGATTGGCGACGGCGCCAACGATCTGCCGATGTTGAAAGCCGCTGCGCTCGGTGTTGCCATCCATGCTAAACCGGTTGTCCGCGAACAGGCACAGGTGGCCATTCGACATATGAATCTGGAAGCGATCATCTGTCTGCTGCAAGCGGGCGATATCATCGCCCGTGCGTAA
- a CDS encoding Rsd/AlgQ family anti-sigma factor, translating into MLVNLDKIRQQVAGKHPAIDAWLNVRRNLLVEYMQLAGLMPPYRKTLPDNEALSDFCGRLVDYVSAGHFEIYEILIDAYEKIDGRHLSLTNRLIDRIQDTTEAILDFNERYSDIKDDELPELETDLSQLGLTLEERFKLEDKLVLVLDVLNNGELLEQTPKSATTA; encoded by the coding sequence ATGCTGGTTAATCTTGATAAAATACGCCAACAAGTCGCAGGTAAACATCCCGCAATTGATGCCTGGTTGAATGTTCGCCGAAATTTGTTAGTTGAATATATGCAATTGGCCGGATTGATGCCGCCTTATCGCAAAACTTTACCCGATAACGAAGCGCTCTCTGATTTCTGTGGTCGTTTGGTTGACTATGTTTCAGCCGGACATTTTGAAATTTATGAGATCCTGATCGATGCTTATGAAAAGATAGACGGTCGCCATTTATCTTTAACTAATCGTTTGATTGATCGCATTCAGGATACCACGGAGGCGATTCTGGACTTTAATGAAAGATACAGCGACATTAAAGACGATGAGTTACCAGAACTGGAAACCGACCTCAGTCAGTTGGGGCTGACACTGGAAGAACGCTTTAAACTTGAAGATAAATTAGTGCTGGTTTTGGATGTACTGAATAATGGTGAGCTGTTAGAACAAACCCCAAAATCAGCAACCACAGCCTGA
- a CDS encoding PilZ domain-containing protein, producing MESPLASDLLEQLQPLFKEPDFDILFNRLTEGESKSARFLLKMELNRLWSPCIRILDMRSKGYPCEVVQHQGMMHYLGEHDKKIFQEALLRYQQHYTTGVYETVVANAKPQYNQSNELNRTNTNNRLQIRTLEFGSYHQGREERIHYSSPVTLLLEDGQVIKTKTSNLSVNGLRLFLLEPCTYQLGDACQLIFSGLQKEDPQDVIFSPAHYQIRGDEQEEGQTWLRLSCEDQRPEFKEYLRKFIQNNKTRHRVSIDFAFTTTEIKGFEQFYLPRLTGLPLFFSHEKNIKLEYALKTENNQHELEYWRNERNTDLLAGLFNPERMQALLQQPTEQKSTIIYCFTHTLRSHIYFFSATEQELEASGLKALFFSVGSKRSSWRVYLFTLEVIDPHLKLEKLIDSNISMEQYRLGLVHQLQQLKYVAQLTAVNLDSHLEEYQQWSPTESDANLLRDFGHPIDAPTFQIELLHYAQLRREPRYMHKTPVVVKLNGHALIGWTRDISVFGLQVELEASLPCQNGDVVLLSLPKMQDLIKNMKLADLRYRIVNSNNTRTILHLTVDGAPDTHVGREFFEMLIEQNQKKLTMTKEQRHYRGMADSLRNLFVNHQFNYALYVDRHYASKLGILGISQHEHSLDKLLLSADRKEADLQPLFKGPLLKQALMIPLHQARREDRPQVTELFVQYRALPQGKVQNDIRLGNEFGSIAEKKEFISRALALGEFYSVQIRISRTGRPDMEYLAKELHYIAKYAIHKAKQLEEALWSVVGVCDVIDTTEATLQRLDIKR from the coding sequence ATGGAATCGCCGCTGGCATCGGATCTGTTGGAACAATTACAACCGCTTTTTAAAGAACCCGATTTCGATATCTTATTTAATCGCCTGACCGAAGGTGAAAGTAAAAGCGCCCGTTTCTTGCTCAAAATGGAGCTGAATCGCCTCTGGTCGCCCTGTATTCGCATTTTGGATATGCGCAGTAAAGGTTATCCCTGTGAAGTCGTACAACATCAAGGAATGATGCATTATCTGGGCGAGCACGATAAAAAGATTTTTCAGGAAGCCCTACTTCGTTATCAGCAACATTATACGACAGGGGTCTATGAAACCGTTGTTGCCAATGCCAAACCACAATATAACCAGAGCAATGAATTAAATCGCACCAACACCAACAATCGTCTGCAGATCCGCACCTTAGAATTCGGTAGTTATCACCAAGGGCGTGAAGAGCGCATCCATTATTCATCGCCGGTCACATTACTGCTGGAAGATGGTCAAGTCATTAAAACCAAAACATCAAATCTGTCAGTCAATGGCCTGCGCCTGTTTTTACTCGAACCCTGCACGTATCAGTTGGGCGATGCTTGTCAGTTAATATTTTCCGGTTTGCAAAAAGAGGATCCGCAAGATGTGATCTTCTCACCCGCACACTATCAGATCCGGGGGGACGAGCAGGAAGAAGGTCAAACGTGGTTACGTTTAAGCTGTGAAGATCAACGACCTGAATTTAAAGAATACTTACGAAAATTTATCCAGAATAATAAAACCCGTCATCGGGTCAGTATTGATTTTGCATTTACGACAACGGAAATCAAAGGTTTTGAACAGTTCTATCTACCTCGGCTGACGGGGTTACCTTTATTTTTTTCCCATGAAAAAAATATTAAATTGGAATATGCACTCAAAACAGAAAATAACCAGCATGAACTGGAATACTGGCGTAACGAACGAAATACCGATCTTCTGGCCGGCTTATTTAATCCGGAACGGATGCAAGCACTGCTGCAACAACCGACGGAACAGAAAAGCACAATTATCTACTGTTTTACACATACCCTGCGTAGCCATATTTATTTTTTCTCGGCAACAGAACAAGAACTGGAAGCTTCCGGCCTCAAAGCACTCTTTTTCTCTGTCGGCAGTAAACGCTCCAGCTGGCGGGTTTACCTATTTACGCTGGAAGTAATCGACCCGCATCTTAAACTGGAAAAGCTGATCGACAGCAATATCAGCATGGAACAATACCGTTTGGGATTGGTTCATCAGTTACAACAACTGAAATATGTGGCCCAGCTTACGGCCGTGAATCTGGATTCTCATCTGGAGGAATATCAGCAGTGGTCCCCTACAGAAAGTGATGCCAATTTGCTCAGAGATTTCGGACATCCCATTGATGCACCGACCTTTCAGATTGAACTGCTGCATTATGCACAATTACGACGCGAACCGCGTTATATGCATAAAACCCCCGTTGTGGTAAAGCTCAACGGGCATGCGTTGATTGGCTGGACCCGTGATATTTCCGTCTTCGGATTACAGGTTGAATTAGAAGCGTCATTGCCATGTCAGAATGGAGATGTCGTTCTGCTCAGTTTGCCTAAAATGCAGGATCTTATCAAAAACATGAAGTTGGCCGATCTGAGATACCGGATCGTGAACAGCAACAATACGCGTACCATTTTACATCTCACCGTGGATGGCGCCCCGGATACGCATGTGGGTCGTGAGTTTTTTGAAATGCTGATTGAGCAAAATCAGAAAAAATTGACCATGACTAAAGAGCAACGCCACTATCGCGGCATGGCTGATAGCTTACGTAACCTGTTTGTTAATCATCAATTTAATTATGCTCTGTATGTGGATCGTCATTACGCCAGCAAGCTGGGTATTCTAGGTATCAGCCAACACGAACATTCTCTCGACAAACTGTTGCTCAGTGCCGATCGCAAAGAGGCGGATTTACAGCCTTTATTTAAAGGGCCGTTATTAAAACAGGCGTTGATGATCCCGCTCCATCAGGCTCGACGTGAAGATCGGCCTCAGGTGACCGAGCTGTTCGTTCAATACCGAGCGTTACCGCAAGGCAAAGTGCAAAATGACATTCGGTTGGGCAATGAGTTTGGCTCGATAGCAGAGAAAAAAGAGTTTATCAGCCGGGCTTTAGCGCTGGGCGAGTTTTATTCCGTTCAGATACGTATATCCCGAACTGGCCGCCCAGACATGGAGTATTTAGCCAAAGAACTACACTACATTGCCAAATATGCCATCCATAAAGCCAAACAACTGGAAGAGGCATTATGGAGTGTGGTGGGCGTGTGTGATGTGATTGATACAACCGAGGCCACATTACAACGGTTGGACATAAAACGCTGA
- a CDS encoding peptidoglycan DD-metalloendopeptidase family protein encodes MKRILTPFTGLANRELPIPRQHLYAIIMLACFSVASITLLPPPGELLTNKPIPVASDDVSVDAELSKQAADTEFVNVPSDSLLDDDGITDDMTASTGELQLMDYVVKDDDNLSYIFNTLNLSPATLQKLLEVDIQNSLVRLKPGQKISFYLDDANVVQKLYIPLDLDKHVVFERKGDGYQSHVEKNGDVTDNTTQDSVATTDEDTQSAADTQTVSTENTKVSKKEAARIAADEKANKKAAEKSKAAEKKETVRPAVRPTRVLRGTISGSFGNSARNAGLSAGHIHQVARLFQGRIDFRRDLKSGDKFKVLFDRNTVAGKAESDARVLAVILTAKGKTYSAFRSASDNQFYDDDGSSLSMTKSGKFMRYPIPSSTKVSSGFNPHRLNPVTGRVMAHNGTDFSVHVGTPIEATGDGVVVKATRHPDMGIYIVLRHTGRYSTVYMHLSKSLVKPGQKIKMGQVIALSGNTGRSTGPHLHYEFHVNNRPVDAMRVDLPMNEPMQNTAKKSLLAKINEYKRMMNAG; translated from the coding sequence ATGAAACGGATTTTGACACCGTTTACAGGTTTGGCGAATCGTGAATTACCCATTCCCCGACAGCACCTGTACGCTATCATTATGCTGGCATGTTTCTCTGTAGCCAGTATTACTCTGTTGCCCCCACCCGGGGAATTATTGACCAATAAACCGATCCCTGTTGCCAGCGATGATGTTTCTGTCGATGCTGAATTAAGTAAACAAGCAGCAGACACTGAATTTGTAAACGTACCAAGTGATTCGCTACTTGACGATGACGGCATTACCGATGACATGACTGCGTCAACCGGTGAACTCCAGTTAATGGACTATGTGGTCAAAGATGATGACAATTTGTCGTACATTTTTAACACGTTAAACTTGTCGCCAGCCACCTTGCAAAAATTACTGGAAGTCGACATCCAGAATTCTTTAGTCCGCTTGAAGCCTGGGCAAAAAATCTCTTTTTACCTTGATGACGCAAACGTTGTTCAAAAGTTATATATCCCTTTAGATCTTGATAAGCATGTTGTCTTTGAACGTAAAGGCGATGGTTATCAGTCTCACGTTGAAAAAAATGGCGATGTAACTGACAACACCACACAAGACAGTGTCGCGACAACCGATGAAGATACCCAATCTGCTGCTGATACACAGACTGTTTCGACTGAAAACACGAAAGTCAGTAAGAAAGAAGCTGCGCGTATCGCTGCCGATGAAAAAGCCAACAAAAAAGCAGCAGAAAAATCAAAAGCAGCCGAGAAAAAAGAAACAGTTCGCCCAGCTGTTCGCCCAACACGGGTTTTACGCGGTACAATTTCAGGCTCTTTTGGTAACAGCGCTCGTAACGCAGGTTTAAGCGCCGGACATATTCACCAAGTTGCACGTCTGTTTCAGGGGCGAATTGATTTTCGTCGCGACTTGAAAAGTGGTGACAAATTCAAAGTCTTGTTTGATCGCAATACTGTGGCTGGGAAAGCTGAAAGTGATGCTCGTGTTTTAGCTGTCATACTCACCGCCAAAGGCAAAACCTATTCAGCCTTCCGTAGTGCCAGCGACAACCAGTTTTATGATGATGATGGCAGCAGCCTCAGCATGACCAAAAGTGGTAAGTTCATGCGTTATCCCATCCCATCGTCTACTAAAGTCAGCTCTGGATTTAACCCTCATCGTCTTAACCCTGTTACAGGCCGTGTCATGGCCCATAACGGCACCGACTTCTCCGTACATGTCGGAACTCCTATTGAAGCCACTGGTGATGGCGTAGTGGTTAAGGCTACACGTCATCCAGACATGGGGATCTACATAGTTCTTCGTCATACTGGTCGCTACAGTACTGTTTATATGCATCTCAGTAAATCACTGGTAAAACCAGGACAGAAGATTAAGATGGGACAAGTGATTGCTCTTTCAGGCAATACCGGTCGTTCAACCGGGCCACACTTACACTACGAATTCCATGTCAACAATCGTCCTGTAGATGCAATGCGTGTCGATTTGCCAATGAATGAACCGATGCAAAATACCGCGAAGAAATCGTTGTTGGCGAAAATTAATGAATATAAACGTATGATGAATGCCGGATAA
- a CDS encoding HU family DNA-binding protein has protein sequence MNKTELVDAIAAKADMSKAQAKAALEQILDTITQSLKEGDPVQLVGFGTFKVNHRASRTGRNPQTGQEITIAASNVPTFVAGKALKDTVNN, from the coding sequence ATGAACAAAACTGAGCTTGTTGATGCGATTGCAGCCAAGGCTGACATGAGCAAAGCCCAGGCTAAAGCGGCACTGGAGCAGATTCTCGATACCATTACTCAAAGCCTGAAAGAAGGTGATCCTGTTCAGTTGGTTGGATTCGGTACTTTCAAAGTAAATCACCGTGCAAGTCGTACTGGTCGTAACCCACAGACAGGTCAGGAAATCACCATTGCCGCTTCTAACGTGCCTACGTTTGTTGCAGGGAAGGCATTGAAAGATACAGTAAACAACTAA
- the hemE gene encoding uroporphyrinogen decarboxylase has translation MTQIENDRYLRALLRQPVDRTPVWLMRQAGRYLPEYRQLRAEVGDFMTLCQSPELACEVTLQPLRRFELDAAILFSDILTIPDAMGLGLSFGAGEGPRFAKVIQHQRDVDTLPIPDPESELRYVMDAVRTIKKELKQKVPLIGFSGSPWTLATYMVEGGSSKQFSRIKQMLYREPQLLHGLLAKLAESVIQYLNAQIAAGADAVMIFDTWGGVLSHDDYQTFSLQYMTQIVQGIQRQHEGRTIPITLFTKGGGQWLDAIAASGCDAIGLDWTTNISMARQQVGNRVALQGNMDPAVLLGDDALVTHKVQQILQAYGHGSGHVFNLGHGITPDIEPERVKTFVDAVHHFSAPYHQ, from the coding sequence ATGACACAAATAGAAAATGATCGTTATTTACGCGCTTTATTGCGTCAGCCTGTTGATAGAACGCCCGTTTGGTTAATGCGTCAGGCAGGGCGTTATCTTCCTGAGTACCGACAACTACGTGCCGAAGTCGGTGATTTTATGACGTTGTGTCAGTCACCTGAATTGGCATGTGAAGTGACATTACAACCACTGCGTCGTTTTGAGCTGGACGCGGCCATTTTATTTTCCGATATCCTGACGATTCCTGATGCAATGGGATTAGGGCTCAGTTTTGGGGCGGGTGAAGGCCCTAGATTTGCCAAGGTCATTCAGCACCAACGTGATGTGGATACATTGCCAATTCCTGATCCGGAAAGTGAATTGCGTTATGTCATGGATGCAGTACGCACTATAAAAAAGGAACTAAAACAAAAAGTTCCATTAATTGGTTTTTCCGGTAGTCCTTGGACATTAGCAACCTACATGGTGGAAGGTGGCAGCAGTAAACAATTTAGCCGCATTAAACAAATGTTGTATCGCGAACCGCAGTTGTTACATGGTTTACTGGCTAAATTGGCTGAGAGTGTGATCCAGTATTTGAATGCTCAGATTGCTGCTGGTGCTGATGCTGTGATGATTTTTGATACATGGGGTGGGGTGCTGTCTCATGACGATTATCAGACCTTTTCACTGCAATATATGACTCAAATTGTTCAGGGCATTCAGCGTCAGCATGAAGGCAGAACCATCCCTATCACCTTATTTACCAAAGGTGGCGGCCAGTGGCTCGACGCAATTGCTGCATCGGGATGTGATGCCATTGGTTTAGACTGGACGACGAATATTTCGATGGCCAGACAGCAAGTTGGAAATAGAGTTGCTTTACAAGGGAATATGGATCCTGCGGTATTGCTTGGTGATGATGCGCTGGTAACTCACAAGGTTCAGCAAATTTTACAGGCATATGGTCATGGTTCCGGTCATGTGTTTAATCTGGGGCACGGTATTACTCCAGATATTGAACCTGAACGCGTGAAAACCTTTGTTGATGCGGTGCACCATTTTTCTGCGCCATATCACCAATAA
- a CDS encoding PilZ domain-containing protein yields the protein MIERRRFFRAVYRTPAQLQQGDQHWSTTLLDLSLQGALLKRPENWDEKLSGRFTLTFTLADSNIQITMEVEPTHLDMQRLGVYCHNIDIDSASHLRRLIELNAGDTELLLRELAHLIEDHVEHEQQPPQV from the coding sequence ATGATTGAACGACGACGCTTTTTTCGAGCGGTATATCGCACACCAGCTCAACTGCAGCAAGGAGATCAGCACTGGTCAACTACGTTGTTAGATCTGTCATTACAAGGCGCTTTACTCAAGCGCCCGGAAAACTGGGACGAAAAACTATCCGGTCGCTTTACACTTACATTTACATTGGCGGACTCGAATATTCAGATCACGATGGAAGTTGAGCCGACCCATTTAGATATGCAGCGACTCGGTGTGTATTGTCATAATATTGATATTGATAGTGCCTCGCATCTACGTCGACTCATCGAATTAAACGCCGGAGACACTGAACTCTTGCTGCGCGAGCTGGCTCATTTGATCGAAGATCATGTAGAGCACGAACAACAACCACCCCAGGTTTAA